Sequence from the Thermocoleostomius sinensis A174 genome:
CCAACTTGCCGGGGCGTTGCGTAATTAAACCCACACCCAACCCAAACTTACGCCCTTCGCTTAAGATTGTGCGGATTACAGCTTTACAACGAGAGGGTTCATGGGCCGGAGCAAAGCGATGGGCTTCTTCCAGCAAAATGAACACCGGATACGGTAAATAATTTTCATCACCGGGGGCAATCCGTTCTTTCTGTGTGCTCATGCGGGCATGGCTCGATTGTCGCAATACAGCGGCACAGATCACCTGCTGTTCGTCCTGGCTAATTTCGTTCATTTGCAGCACAGTCACTTGCCCCGGTTCAAACAAATCTTTGGGAGCTAGATGCTCAAAGGCATGAAAGTAGGGCGATCGCTCCAGTCGATCGAGTTTCCATTCCAACGCCGGGGCCGACGATCCCAACTTGAGATCGCCATCTTCCGTTTGCTGACTGTCTACTTCGCGCACTGCTGTAATCAAGTCCTGGATACTCCAGCGATAATCGCCTTGACGATGGCGTCGCACCAACTCAAAGGCTTTGTGCAACACCGACTGTTGTCGATCGCTCATTTCCGGCAGCAAGCTGAGAATATCGTAATAGTCCAGCGATGAAATGCGAATGCGGACATCATCCGGCTTCAACACTTTCACCTTGGGAGCATAGCCATCGGTGGCAGTGAAGGCCGCATGACCCCGAATGTCTGCGAGGGTATCGTATTCGCCATGGGGATCAAAGATCAGCACGGCCGCCCGGTTTTTGGGTAACAGCAGTTCTTCCACCAACACCCCTGCCGTATAGGATTTTCCCGATCCAGTTCCTGCCAAAATGGCCATATGGGTGCTGACTAATTCCTTTACATCCAGCGCGATCGGCACGGCTCCAGCCTCGCGCAGCAGCAACGACCCAATATGAGCGCCCCCTACCTGATCGGGTTGTTTCTT
This genomic interval carries:
- a CDS encoding ATP-binding protein gives rise to the protein MVVADRSFLSSTIGTVKGPGETGNQYVFITASNRSVKIGEFVYYEARSPQENGSQPATWQILGKISARRLIDHLPDRMFADTEISPEAIAALVGFIHPNPEIYEITVDVIGYFHPALGFINPRITPDPGAKVYLANDDTLRQVLNKKQPDQVGGAHIGSLLLREAGAVPIALDVKELVSTHMAILAGTGSGKSYTAGVLVEELLLPKNRAAVLIFDPHGEYDTLADIRGHAAFTATDGYAPKVKVLKPDDVRIRISSLDYYDILSLLPEMSDRQQSVLHKAFELVRRHRQGDYRWSIQDLITAVREVDSQQTEDGDLKLGSSAPALEWKLDRLERSPYFHAFEHLAPKDLFEPGQVTVLQMNEISQDEQQVICAAVLRQSSHARMSTQKERIAPGDENYLPYPVFILLEEAHRFAPAHEPSRCKAVIRTILSEGRKFGLGVGLITQRPGKLDSDVLSQCMSQFVMRIVNPVDQDSLKYGVEAAGRDLLKELPALTKGQVIIAGACVNTPVLCQVRSRLTKHGGETLDAPYEWQKYFQAHQVQARTIEQAAVPSRSRSKTFRGVSIE